The sequence below is a genomic window from Streptomyces sp. V1I1.
TGATGGACTCCTCGTAGACCTGGGCCTGGATCGGGTCCGGGATGAGGATCATGATGACGTCGGCCTCGGCGGCGGCCTCGGCGGGGGTCACCACGCGCAGGCCCTGCTCCTCGGCCTTGGCCTTGGACTTGGAGCCCTCGTGCAAACCGACCCGGACGTCGACACCCGAGTCACGGAGCGACAGCGCGTGGGCGTGGCCCTGGCTGCCGTAGCCGATGACCGCGACCTTGCGGTTCTGGATGATGGACAGGTCGGCGTCGTCGTCGTAGAACAGCTCGGCCACTGGGATATCTCCTTGGTGTGCACGTCTTTGGAATGACGCTGTTTGCGTCCCACCGTACGGCGGGAGGGGGTGATGAAGGCGGGGGGTCTCGCTAGGCGGAACGGTCGAGGGCCCGCAGGGACCGGTCCGTGATGGACCGGGCGCCGCGCCCTATGGCGATCGTGCCCGACTGGACAAGCTCCTTGATGCCGAACTGCTCCAGCATCTTCAGCATCGCTTCGAGCTTGTCACTCGAACCGGTGGCCTCGATGGTGACCGCCTCGGGCGAGACGTCCACGGTCTTGGCGCGGAAGAGCTGGACGATCTCGACGATCTGGGAGCGGGTCTCGTTGTCCGCGCGGACCTTCACCAGCACGAGCTCGCGCTGGATCGCGCCGCCGGGCTCGAGTTCGACGATCTTCAGAACGTTGACCAGCTTGTTGAGCTGCTTGGTCACCTGCTCCAGCGGCAGGTCCTCGACATTGACCACGATGGTGATGCGGGAGATGTCGGGGTGCTCGGTGACACCGACGGCGAGCGAGTCGATGTTGAAGCCGCGGCGGGAGAACAGGGCGGCGATCCGGGCGAGGATGCCGGGCGTGTTCTCCACCAGGACGGAGAGCGTGTGCTTGGACATGTGCGTCGTTCCTCTTCCTACGGCTCTCAGTCGTCTTCGTTGTCGCCGAAGTCGGGGCGGACGCCGCGCGCTGCCATGACCTCGTCGTTGGAAGTGCCGGCGGCGACCATCGGCCACACCTGGGCGTCCTCATGGACGATGAAGTCGATGACGACGGGGCGGTCGTTGATCGCGTTGGCCTCGGCGATGACCTTGTCCAGGTCGTCCGGGGACTCACAGCGCAGCGCGTAGCAGCCCATGGCCTCCGACAGCTTGACGAAGTCGGGGACGCGGGTGCCCTGGCGCGCCGTGGTGCTCGCGCCGACCTGGGAACCGGCCACGTGGTGCCCCGTGTCATCGGCGTGCAGGACGGTGCTGGAGTAGCGCTGGTTGTAGAAGAGGGTCTGCCACTGGCGGACCATCCCGAGCGCGCCGTTGTTGATGATCGCGACCTTGATCGGGATGTTGTTCAGCGCGCAGGTGGTGAGTTCCTGGTTGGTCATCTGGAAGCAGCCGTCGCCGTCGATGGCCCAGACCGTGCGGTCCGGCATGCCGGCCTTGGCGCCCATCGCGGCCGGGACCGCGTAGCCCATCGTTCCGGCGCCGCCGGAGTTCAGCCAGGTGGCGGGCTTCTCGTAGTCGATGAAGTGGGCGGCCCACATCTGGTGCTGGCCGACGCCCGCGGCGTAGATGGTGTTCTCGGGGGCGAGCTGGCCGATGCGCTGGATGACCTGCTGCGGCGAGAGGCTGCCGTCGTCCGGCTGGTCGTAGCCGAGCGGGTAGGTCTCGCGCCAGCGGCTGAGGTCCTTCCACCAGGCGCTGTAGTCGCCGGTGTGGCCTTCGCTGTGCTCTGCCTGGACGGCCTGGACCAAGTCGGCGATGACCTCGCGGGCGTCACCGACGATCGGCACGTCCGCGGTGCGGTTCTTGCCGATCTCGGCCGGGTCGATGTCGGCGTGGACGATCTTGGCGTACGGGGCGAAGCTGTCCAGCTTGCCGGTGACGCGGTCGTCGAAGCGGGCTCCGAGGGCGACGATCAGGTCGGCCTTCTGCAGCGCGGTGACGGCGGTGACCGCACCGTGCATGCCCGGCATTCCCACGTGCAGCGGGTGGCTGTCGGGGAACGAGCCCAGCGCCATCAGGGTGGTGGTGACGGGGGCGCCGGTGAGCTCGGCGAGGACCTTCAGCTCGGCGGTGGCGCCGGCCTTGATCACGCCGCCGCCGACGTACAGGACGGGGCGCCGGGCCTGGACGATCAGCTTGGCGGCCTCGCGGATCTGCTTGGCGTGCGGCTTGGTCACCGGGCGGTAGCCGGGCAGGTCCTGCTGCGGCGGCCAGCTGAAGGTGGTCTGCGCCTGGAGGGCGTCCTTGGCGATGTCGACGAGGACCGGCCCCGGGCGTCCCGTGGAGGCGATGTGGAAGGCCTCGGCGATGGTGCGCGGGATGTCGTCGGCCTTGGTGACCAGGAAGTTGTGCTTGGTGATCGGCATCGTGATGCCGACGATGTCCGCCTCCTGGAAGGCGTCCGTGCCGATCGCCTTGGAGGAGACCTGGCCGGTGATCGCGACCAGCGGCACGGAATCCATGTGCGCGTCGGCGATCGGGGTGACCAGGTTGGTGGCGCCGGGGCCCGAGGTCGCCATACAGACGCCGACCTTGCCGGTGGCCTGGGCGTAGCCGGTCGCCGCGTGGCCGGCGCCCTGCTCGTGGCGGACCAGGACGTGGCGGACCTTGGTGGAGTCCATCATCGGGTCGTACGCGGGGAGGATGGCGCCGCCGGGGATGCCGAACACCGTGTCGGCCCCCACTTCCTCGAGAGAACGGATGAGGGACTGCGCGCCCGTGACGTGCTCAACTGCAGCGGTGTGTCCGCCGGTACGGGCCCGCGGCTGCGGATGGTGGGCCCCGGTGGCCTGCTCGGTCATCGGCATTCTCTTCTCGAAGCTGAGGGTTTTTGCGAGGGTTTGGGGTGTGCCGGTGCAACAAAAAACCCCTCGTGCCAATGAGGCAAGCGAGGGGAGCGCGTCGGGAGGGGTCTGCAGGGCTTTCGCGGCCCTGCTCAGCCGACGCGCTTTCCAAGTACGAGAATTCGGGTGCGCATGGCATTGACCCTCCCCCCGGCGCGCCATGACTGTCAAGTGGGTGGGACACGCGTCTCATTATTTGAGCCATTACGAGCAGGGGAGACGCCGCCTGTCAGGACGGGCAGGGCGATTCCGCCGGGCACCGGGAACTCATCGCGGACCAGGGCGCGGCGCAGCCGGTACTCGTCGAGCGGGCCCGAGAAGGCCATGCCCTGGCCGTGTGTACATCCCATGGCGCGCAGTGCGATCACCTGCTCGGGCATGTCCACGCCGTCCGCCACGGACTGCATGCCGAGGTCGCAGGCGATCCTCAGCAGCCCCGCGGTGATCTTGTGCAGCCGGGCGGACTCGACGACGCCCTCGACCAGACCCCTGTCCAGTTTCAGTACGTCCACGGGGAGCCTGCGCAGTGCGTTGATCGCGGCGTATCCGCTGCCGAAGCCGTCCAGGGCGATCCGTACGCCGAGTCTGCGCAGCGCGACGAGACGCTGCTCCAGATCTTCGAAGGAGATCCGCGGATCGCTGTCGGCGAGCTCGATGACCAGCGCGCCCGACGGCAGCCCGTGCCGGGTGAGGAGGGCTTCGATGGAACCGAGCGGCAGGGACTTGTCCAGCAGCCGGCCGGCCGAGAGCCGGACCGATACGGGCACCCGGTGGCCCACCCTGCTGCGCTCGGCGGCCTGCTCCACGGCCTCTTCGAGCAGCCAGTGGCCGAGCTCGGCGGTGCGGGCGCCCTCTGGAGTGTCCGCGCTGTCGGCGACCCGCAGGAATTCGGCCGGGGTGAACAGGATGCCCTGGGCGGATCGCCAGCGGGCCTGGGCGGCTACGGCGACGATACGGCCCGTGGCGAGGCTCACCACGGGCTGGTGGAGCAGCGCGAACTCGCCCTCGTGCAGGGCGCTGCGGAGCCGTGCGGCCAGCTCGGTGCGGCGTACCACGTCGGCCTGCATCTGCGGGGCGTACAGCTCGACGCGGTCCTTGCCCGCGGCCTTGGCGCGGTACATGGC
It includes:
- a CDS encoding acetolactate synthase large subunit; translated protein: MPMTEQATGAHHPQPRARTGGHTAAVEHVTGAQSLIRSLEEVGADTVFGIPGGAILPAYDPMMDSTKVRHVLVRHEQGAGHAATGYAQATGKVGVCMATSGPGATNLVTPIADAHMDSVPLVAITGQVSSKAIGTDAFQEADIVGITMPITKHNFLVTKADDIPRTIAEAFHIASTGRPGPVLVDIAKDALQAQTTFSWPPQQDLPGYRPVTKPHAKQIREAAKLIVQARRPVLYVGGGVIKAGATAELKVLAELTGAPVTTTLMALGSFPDSHPLHVGMPGMHGAVTAVTALQKADLIVALGARFDDRVTGKLDSFAPYAKIVHADIDPAEIGKNRTADVPIVGDAREVIADLVQAVQAEHSEGHTGDYSAWWKDLSRWRETYPLGYDQPDDGSLSPQQVIQRIGQLAPENTIYAAGVGQHQMWAAHFIDYEKPATWLNSGGAGTMGYAVPAAMGAKAGMPDRTVWAIDGDGCFQMTNQELTTCALNNIPIKVAIINNGALGMVRQWQTLFYNQRYSSTVLHADDTGHHVAGSQVGASTTARQGTRVPDFVKLSEAMGCYALRCESPDDLDKVIAEANAINDRPVVIDFIVHEDAQVWPMVAAGTSNDEVMAARGVRPDFGDNEDD
- the ilvN gene encoding acetolactate synthase small subunit; amino-acid sequence: MSKHTLSVLVENTPGILARIAALFSRRGFNIDSLAVGVTEHPDISRITIVVNVEDLPLEQVTKQLNKLVNVLKIVELEPGGAIQRELVLVKVRADNETRSQIVEIVQLFRAKTVDVSPEAVTIEATGSSDKLEAMLKMLEQFGIKELVQSGTIAIGRGARSITDRSLRALDRSA